The Listeria sp. PSOL-1 genome includes a region encoding these proteins:
- the dnaB gene encoding replicative DNA helicase: protein MDAFQDRTPPQNIEAEQAVLGAIFLEPKALITASEILMPDDFYRQSHQLIFETMLDLNDHGKAVDVLTVYEALASGGKIEDVGGLPYLTELSGAVPTASNLEYYAHIIEDKALLRRLIRTATQIATDGYSREDELDMLMDEAEKSILEVSQRKNVGAFQNIKDVLVKTYDDIEILHNRKGDITGIPTGFKELDRMTAGFQRNDLIIVAARPSVGKTAFALNIAQNVATKTDENVAIFSLEMGAEQLVMRMLCAEGNINAQNLRTGALTSEDWQKLTIAMGTLSNSGIYIDDTPGIRVNEIRSKCRRLKQEAGLGMIVIDYLQLIQGSGRSGENRQQEVSEISRSLKALARELEVPVIALSQLSRSVEQRQDKRPMMSDIRESGSIEQDADIVAFLYREDYYDREGENDGTIEIIIAKQRNGPVGDVKLAFVKEYNKFVNLEIRFDERVAPPGA, encoded by the coding sequence GTGGATGCCTTTCAAGACAGAACACCGCCACAAAATATTGAAGCTGAACAAGCCGTATTAGGTGCTATTTTTCTTGAACCAAAAGCGCTCATTACAGCTTCTGAAATTTTAATGCCAGACGATTTTTATAGACAGTCGCATCAGCTCATTTTTGAAACGATGCTTGATTTGAATGATCACGGAAAAGCAGTAGACGTGCTGACTGTTTATGAAGCACTTGCGTCCGGTGGGAAAATTGAAGACGTTGGTGGCTTGCCTTATTTGACCGAGCTTTCTGGTGCAGTGCCAACCGCTTCAAACCTGGAATATTATGCTCATATCATTGAGGATAAAGCATTATTGCGCCGCTTGATTAGAACAGCAACTCAGATCGCAACAGACGGCTATTCACGTGAAGATGAGCTCGATATGCTCATGGACGAAGCGGAAAAAAGCATCCTTGAAGTTTCACAACGCAAAAACGTTGGTGCTTTCCAAAATATTAAAGATGTTCTCGTCAAAACATATGACGATATTGAGATCCTCCACAATCGAAAAGGTGATATCACTGGAATACCAACTGGCTTCAAAGAATTGGATCGAATGACAGCAGGTTTTCAGCGCAATGATTTAATTATCGTTGCTGCCCGCCCTTCTGTAGGGAAAACCGCATTCGCTTTAAATATCGCACAGAATGTAGCGACTAAAACAGATGAAAATGTAGCCATTTTTAGCTTAGAAATGGGTGCCGAACAACTTGTGATGCGGATGCTTTGCGCAGAAGGAAATATCAATGCGCAAAACTTGCGTACAGGCGCCCTTACCTCAGAAGATTGGCAAAAATTGACCATTGCAATGGGCACGCTTTCTAATTCTGGCATCTATATTGACGATACACCAGGCATTCGCGTCAATGAAATTCGTTCAAAATGTCGTCGCCTTAAGCAAGAAGCAGGCCTTGGAATGATCGTAATCGATTACTTACAACTGATCCAAGGAAGCGGACGCAGCGGTGAAAATAGGCAACAGGAAGTTTCGGAAATCTCCCGCTCATTAAAAGCTTTGGCGCGAGAATTAGAAGTCCCGGTTATTGCACTTTCGCAGTTATCTCGTAGTGTGGAGCAACGTCAAGACAAGCGACCAATGATGTCAGACATCCGCGAATCCGGTTCGATTGAGCAAGATGCGGACATTGTTGCCTTCTTATATCGCGAAGATTACTACGACCGTGAAGGTGAAAATGATGGAACCATTGAAATTATTATCGCTAAGCAACGTAATGGCCCAGTTGGAGATGTAAAACTTGCTTTTGTGAAAGAATACAATAAGTTTGTCAATTTAGAAATTCGCTTTGATGAAAGAGTAGCGCCACCTGGAGCTTAA
- the rplI gene encoding 50S ribosomal protein L9: protein MKVIFLKDVKGKGKKGEVKNVADGYAQNFLLKNGYAAEANASNISALRGQQKKVEKEAEEELQEAEKLKKTIENLTIELKAKSGEGGRLFGSITSKQIAQALQKDHGIKVDKRKIDLPDAIRALGYTKVPIKLHHDVNATLNVHVTEE from the coding sequence ATGAAAGTTATTTTCTTAAAAGATGTTAAAGGCAAAGGCAAAAAAGGTGAAGTAAAAAATGTTGCTGATGGTTACGCGCAAAACTTTCTCCTTAAAAACGGGTATGCTGCAGAAGCAAATGCAAGTAATATAAGCGCATTACGTGGCCAACAAAAAAAGGTTGAAAAAGAAGCCGAAGAAGAGCTTCAAGAAGCAGAAAAACTGAAAAAAACGATCGAAAACCTAACCATTGAGCTAAAAGCCAAGTCTGGCGAGGGCGGCCGTTTATTCGGTTCAATTACATCGAAACAAATTGCTCAAGCACTACAAAAGGATCATGGAATTAAAGTAGACAAACGCAAAATCGATTTACCCGATGCCATTCGCGCGCTAGGTTACACGAAAGTTCCGATAAAATTGCATCATGATGTTAATGCAACGCTTAATGTACACGTTACTGAAGAATAA
- the arr gene encoding NAD(+)--rifampin ADP-ribosyltransferase — MLNTQDNGPFYHGTKAKLNIGDYLSAGYHSNYRPKVIMNHIYFTALKDGAGLAAALAKGEGTEYVYQVEPTGEFEDDPNVTDKKFKGNPTRSYRSVYPLKVVGKITDYKRLTDEERELWKKRLEAVNKHDEDIIN; from the coding sequence ATGCTCAATACGCAAGACAATGGACCATTTTATCATGGTACGAAAGCTAAACTTAATATTGGCGATTATTTGAGTGCAGGTTATCATTCTAACTATCGACCTAAAGTTATTATGAACCATATTTACTTCACAGCTTTAAAAGATGGTGCCGGCCTTGCAGCAGCGTTAGCAAAGGGTGAAGGTACCGAATATGTTTATCAAGTTGAACCAACTGGCGAGTTTGAAGATGATCCGAACGTAACGGATAAAAAATTCAAAGGAAATCCAACTCGATCCTATCGCAGTGTATATCCTTTAAAGGTCGTTGGTAAAATAACGGATTATAAGCGACTTACAGACGAAGAGCGAGAGTTGTGGAAGAAACGTTTAGAAGCAGTTAATAAACATGATGAAGATATTATTAATTAA
- a CDS encoding DHH family phosphoesterase, whose amino-acid sequence MQDFFEKRMLKYPLYGLIAATIILCVITFFFAWWLSLAIFVAGIASITAMFYFEHRLNADVQEYVSNLTYRIKRSEEAALVEMPMGIMLYDENYNVQWVNPFMAKYFDKTSLIGESLEEVGPEFLTVIKGEKEQGIQSIAWREHRFDTIVKRRERILYLYDRTEYYDLNQKYQAEKPALAIIFLDNYDEWVQGMDDRRRSALNNLVTSMLTNWAREHRIYLKRISSDRFMAFLNAEKLAKLEEEKFTLLDRIRERTSKQNIPLTLSIGIGYNQDDLINLAELAQSSLDLALGRGGDQVVIKQPEGQVRFYGGKTNPMEKRTRVRARVISQALQELITQSDQVFVMGHRYPDMDVIGSGLGVMRIAEMNNRNAFVVVEPGKMSPDVQRLMTEIEEYPNVVKNIVTPQTAIENITERSLLVVVDTHKPSMVINKELLDSAAHVVVIDHHRRSEEFVGNPVLVYIEPYASSTAELVTELFEYQPDLEQVGKIEATALLSGIVVDTKNFTLRTGSRTFDAASYLRSLGADTILVQQFLKEDLATFTQRSRLVESLEIYHDGMAIAKGGEDEVFGTVIAAQAADTMLSMEGVQASFVISLRPDKMIGISARSLGDINVQVIMEKIGGGGHLSNAATQLKGVTVKEAEHQLLTAIDAYWKGET is encoded by the coding sequence ATGCAGGATTTTTTTGAAAAAAGAATGCTTAAATATCCATTATATGGCTTAATTGCTGCGACAATTATTTTATGCGTGATTACATTCTTTTTTGCGTGGTGGTTGTCGCTTGCTATTTTTGTGGCAGGAATTGCATCGATTACTGCGATGTTTTATTTTGAACATCGATTGAATGCAGATGTGCAAGAATATGTTTCTAATTTGACATATCGGATCAAACGTAGTGAAGAGGCTGCGCTTGTTGAAATGCCGATGGGAATTATGCTGTATGATGAGAATTATAATGTCCAGTGGGTTAACCCATTTATGGCAAAATATTTTGATAAAACAAGTTTAATCGGAGAATCGCTTGAAGAAGTTGGACCAGAATTTTTAACGGTTATAAAAGGTGAAAAAGAGCAGGGGATTCAGTCTATTGCTTGGCGTGAACACCGTTTTGACACCATTGTGAAACGCAGAGAACGAATTTTATACTTATACGATCGAACAGAATATTATGATTTAAATCAAAAATACCAAGCTGAAAAGCCAGCGCTTGCTATCATCTTCCTTGATAATTATGATGAATGGGTACAAGGCATGGACGATCGGCGGCGAAGTGCGCTAAATAATCTAGTCACTTCTATGCTGACAAACTGGGCAAGAGAACATCGAATTTACTTAAAACGAATCTCTTCTGATCGCTTTATGGCTTTTTTAAATGCTGAAAAGCTGGCTAAGCTAGAAGAAGAGAAGTTTACATTGCTTGATCGCATTCGCGAAAGAACATCAAAGCAAAATATTCCTCTTACACTTAGTATTGGCATCGGTTATAACCAAGATGATTTAATTAATTTAGCTGAATTAGCACAATCGAGCTTAGACTTAGCACTTGGCCGAGGTGGAGATCAAGTTGTGATTAAGCAACCAGAGGGACAAGTTCGTTTTTATGGTGGTAAGACAAATCCAATGGAAAAACGGACGCGTGTTAGAGCTCGTGTTATTTCCCAAGCACTTCAAGAGTTGATTACGCAAAGTGACCAAGTCTTTGTTATGGGGCATCGTTATCCAGATATGGATGTAATCGGATCGGGTTTAGGTGTTATGCGCATTGCTGAAATGAATAATCGGAATGCTTTCGTTGTCGTTGAACCTGGGAAAATGAGTCCGGACGTCCAGCGTCTAATGACAGAAATTGAAGAATATCCGAATGTCGTTAAAAATATTGTGACACCACAAACAGCAATTGAAAATATTACCGAAAGAAGCCTGCTTGTTGTTGTTGACACGCATAAACCCTCAATGGTTATCAATAAAGAATTGCTTGATTCAGCTGCACACGTGGTTGTTATTGATCACCATCGACGTTCAGAAGAATTTGTTGGAAACCCAGTGCTTGTTTATATTGAGCCATACGCTTCTTCTACAGCAGAACTTGTAACAGAACTATTTGAGTATCAGCCAGATCTCGAACAAGTTGGCAAAATTGAGGCAACAGCGTTATTATCAGGTATTGTTGTGGATACGAAAAACTTCACACTCAGAACCGGTTCAAGAACATTTGATGCAGCAAGCTATTTGCGTTCACTTGGTGCAGACACGATCCTTGTTCAACAATTTTTAAAAGAAGATTTAGCGACCTTTACACAGCGTAGTCGTTTAGTAGAATCACTTGAGATCTATCATGATGGGATGGCTATTGCCAAAGGTGGCGAAGATGAGGTTTTTGGCACTGTTATTGCCGCTCAAGCAGCTGATACGATGCTTTCAATGGAAGGCGTTCAAGCTTCATTTGTCATTTCGCTTCGTCCTGATAAGATGATTGGCATTAGCGCAAGGTCCTTAGGCGACATCAATGTTCAAGTTATTATGGAAAAAATTGGCGGTGGTGGCCATTTATCTAACGCTGCAACTCAGTTAAAAGGCGTCACAGTAAAAGAAGCAGAACACCAATTATTAACCGCAATCGATGCTTACTGGAAAGGAGAAACATAA